From one Cyanobacterium stanieri PCC 7202 genomic stretch:
- a CDS encoding hypothetical protein (PFAM: Protein of unknown function DUF104~KEGG: hypothetical protein~SPTR: Putative uncharacterized protein): protein MAQLITVIYDGEVLKPKTNITLSKGKEYKIQIIEDLIQNHTPERNHQSFLNGYASEDEGLYDEY from the coding sequence ATGGCTCAACTAATAACTGTAATTTACGATGGAGAAGTGTTGAAACCGAAAACAAATATTACCTTGAGCAAAGGTAAAGAATATAAAATTCAAATAATAGAAGACTTAATCCAAAATCATACTCCTGAACGTAACCATCAATCATTTTTAAACGGTTATGCCTCTGAAGATGAGGGATTATATGACGAGTATTGA
- a CDS encoding protein of unknown function DUF497 (PFAM: Protein of unknown function (DUF497)~COGs: COG2929 conserved hypothetical protein~InterPro IPR007460~KEGG: vcm:VCM66_A0383 hypothetical protein~PFAM: protein of unknown function DUF497~SPTR: Putative uncharacterized protein) produces MRKFEFDIKKSKTNKEKHGIDFHEAQFLWSDVRRIEIEAKSEDEPRTMVIGKIKGKHWTAIMTYRGDRVRIISVRRSKTKEVNLYEG; encoded by the coding sequence ATGAGAAAATTTGAGTTTGACATCAAGAAAAGTAAGACTAATAAGGAAAAACATGGTATTGATTTCCATGAGGCTCAATTTCTTTGGTCAGATGTGAGGAGGATTGAGATTGAGGCTAAATCAGAGGATGAACCTCGTACAATGGTTATAGGAAAGATAAAAGGCAAACATTGGACTGCCATAATGACTTATCGGGGTGATAGGGTTAGGATTATTTCGGTAAGACGTTCAAAAACAAAGGAGGTTAATTTATATGAAGGCTAA
- a CDS encoding hypothetical protein (KEGG: cyh:Cyan8802_0621 hypothetical protein~SPTR: Helix-turn-helix protein, CopG family protein): protein MKAKELDLLFDNGEDVLEYFDLDSLKRPGLEMDAMQISFPHWMMEAMEKEAERMGVDIQSVIKMWITQRLDAMG, encoded by the coding sequence ATGAAGGCTAAGGAGTTAGACTTATTATTTGATAATGGGGAAGATGTATTGGAATATTTTGATCTTGATTCTTTGAAGCGTCCGGGTTTGGAAATGGATGCTATGCAAATTAGTTTTCCTCATTGGATGATGGAGGCGATGGAAAAGGAAGCTGAAAGGATGGGTGTTGATATTCAGTCGGTAATTAAGATGTGGATTACTCAACGGTTGGATGCGATGGGTTAA
- a CDS encoding hypothetical protein (KEGG: cyp:PCC8801_3907 hypothetical protein~SPTR: Putative uncharacterized protein), which yields MIKNRYLTKVIVFFLISIGSLFLWRKTEAQDLISTDNKCVGEITELSSKLVADIGDYGNRVIQTSRRRERNSAMMPIYIVTAGQPEFEELPLSNRSYGSNKPSEIKQVFFTTLERHYLSDRRLEETQNYHWLLLTPTDRGGWEMVMLLTRFGEVAQSEVISPPIDTTSGVMGEAVRRWLRDCRYGVLR from the coding sequence ATGATAAAAAATAGATATTTAACTAAGGTAATTGTATTTTTTTTAATTAGTATTGGGAGCCTTTTTTTGTGGAGAAAAACTGAAGCTCAAGATTTGATTTCTACAGATAATAAATGTGTGGGAGAAATAACAGAATTAAGTAGCAAATTAGTGGCAGATATTGGTGATTATGGCAATCGAGTAATTCAAACATCCCGCAGAAGGGAAAGAAATTCTGCAATGATGCCCATATATATAGTCACTGCTGGACAACCTGAATTTGAGGAGTTACCCTTATCTAACCGTAGTTATGGCAGTAATAAACCATCAGAAATAAAGCAAGTGTTTTTTACCACCTTAGAAAGACATTATTTGAGTGATAGAAGACTAGAAGAAACCCAAAATTACCACTGGTTATTGTTAACCCCCACTGATAGGGGAGGATGGGAGATGGTAATGTTGTTAACCAGATTTGGAGAGGTTGCACAGAGTGAGGTGATTTCTCCTCCTATTGATACTACTTCGGGAGTAATGGGTGAGGCTGTAAGGCGATGGTTGAGGGATTGTCGTTATGGTGTGTTGAGGTGA
- a CDS encoding ATP-dependent DNA helicase, Rep family (PFAM: UvrD/REP helicase~TIGRFAM: ATP-dependent DNA helicase PcrA~COGs: COG0210 Superfamily I DNA and RNA helicase~InterProIPR014016:IPR014017:IPR000212:IPR018522:IPR 005751~KEGG: cyp:PCC8801_4114 ATP-dependent DNA helicase PcrA~PFAM: UvrD/REP helicase~SPTR: DNA helicase II;~TIGRFAM: ATP-dependent DNA helicase PcrA) yields MTSNSDFLEHLNSAQRTAVEHFNGPLLVVAGAGSGKTRALTYRIANLIKTHQVSPENILAVTFTNKAAKEMKERIEVIFAQEMAHRKHQQKLESLPELEQKNIRSKVYRGTIKPLWVGTFHSLCARILRFDINKYQDEKGRKWERNFTILDESDVQSLVKQIVTKKLNLDDKKFDPKKMRYGISNAKNLGLSPSQYAIERPDYRGRVLAEIYEEYQNELAKNNALDFDDLLLIPVRIFQQNESILGYWHQQFRHILVDEYQDTNQIQYQLIQLLATNNEPNKKHWDWKNRSIFVVGDADQSIYSFRMADFTILLNFQQDFGDGLPDDDTRTMVKLEENYRSRENILQAANFLIENNSQRIDKVLRPTRGEGEAIFCYRGNNEREEASFVVRKIESMVKQNPDLDWGKFAILYRINSQSRAFEDELIRRNIPYNIVGGFKFYERKEIKDALAYLKLIVNPADTVSLLRIINTPKRGIGKTTTENLITASQELNVPLWEIISDQTSVNTIAGRAAKRITQFANLISDCQERVKDTPAVEILQEVLDISGYLDDLKQQGTDEAENRQENLNELLNAMMQFQEDNEDSSLEGFLSSASLASDLDNLDEGDSAVSLMTLHSAKGLEFPVVFLVGFEQGLLPHNRSLNDPLDLEEERRLCYVGITRAKEQLFLTHARERYSWGSVDYCAPSQFLAELPKDLISTNLKPSYAVGDIVTEEKKEKPKCSENWQEGDRLYHPTFGTGVVTHILGLGKKHTIVVNFEVGRKIINPSHTKVSKLN; encoded by the coding sequence ATGACTTCTAACTCTGACTTTCTCGAACATCTTAACTCTGCTCAACGTACAGCCGTAGAACACTTCAATGGACCTCTGTTAGTAGTTGCAGGGGCAGGTTCTGGAAAAACTAGAGCTTTAACCTATCGTATCGCAAATTTAATCAAAACCCATCAAGTATCCCCAGAAAATATCCTCGCTGTTACCTTTACCAACAAAGCAGCGAAGGAAATGAAGGAAAGGATTGAGGTAATTTTTGCCCAAGAGATGGCACACAGAAAGCATCAACAAAAGTTAGAATCTTTACCTGAGTTAGAACAAAAAAATATTAGATCAAAGGTTTATCGTGGCACTATCAAACCCCTTTGGGTGGGTACATTTCATAGTCTTTGTGCCAGAATTTTACGATTTGATATTAATAAATATCAGGATGAAAAAGGTAGAAAATGGGAAAGAAATTTTACTATTCTTGATGAGTCTGATGTGCAAAGTTTGGTCAAGCAAATTGTGACTAAAAAGCTCAATTTAGATGATAAAAAGTTTGATCCCAAAAAAATGCGTTATGGCATTAGTAATGCCAAAAATTTGGGTTTATCTCCTTCTCAATATGCTATCGAAAGACCTGATTATCGAGGAAGAGTTTTGGCAGAAATTTATGAAGAATACCAAAATGAATTGGCAAAAAATAATGCCCTTGATTTTGATGATTTATTGTTAATTCCTGTACGTATTTTTCAACAAAATGAATCAATTTTGGGTTATTGGCATCAACAATTTAGACATATTTTGGTAGATGAATATCAAGATACTAATCAAATTCAGTATCAATTAATTCAACTTTTAGCTACTAATAATGAGCCCAATAAAAAGCATTGGGATTGGAAAAATAGATCTATATTTGTGGTAGGTGATGCGGATCAATCTATCTACTCTTTCCGCATGGCAGATTTTACTATTTTGCTTAATTTTCAGCAGGATTTTGGGGATGGTTTACCTGATGATGATACTCGTACTATGGTTAAGTTGGAGGAAAATTATCGCTCTCGAGAAAATATTTTACAAGCGGCTAATTTTTTGATTGAAAATAATAGTCAGAGGATTGATAAGGTATTACGCCCAACCCGTGGGGAAGGGGAAGCGATTTTCTGTTATCGGGGAAATAATGAGAGGGAAGAGGCTTCTTTTGTGGTACGAAAAATTGAAAGTATGGTCAAACAAAATCCTGATTTAGATTGGGGTAAGTTTGCTATTTTGTACCGTATTAATTCTCAATCGAGGGCGTTTGAGGATGAATTAATTAGGCGTAATATTCCTTACAATATTGTGGGGGGTTTTAAGTTCTATGAAAGGAAGGAAATTAAGGATGCTTTGGCATATTTAAAGTTAATTGTTAATCCTGCGGATACGGTGAGCTTATTAAGGATAATTAATACTCCGAAAAGGGGCATCGGTAAAACCACTACGGAAAATTTAATTACGGCTTCTCAGGAGTTGAATGTGCCTCTGTGGGAAATAATCAGTGATCAAACTTCGGTAAATACCATCGCAGGAAGGGCGGCAAAAAGAATTACTCAGTTTGCTAATTTAATCAGTGATTGTCAGGAGAGGGTAAAGGATACCCCCGCAGTGGAGATTTTACAGGAGGTGTTAGATATTTCTGGTTATTTGGATGATTTGAAGCAACAAGGCACTGATGAAGCGGAAAACAGACAGGAAAACCTTAATGAGTTATTGAATGCCATGATGCAGTTTCAGGAGGATAATGAGGATAGTAGTTTAGAAGGTTTCTTGAGTAGTGCTTCTCTGGCATCTGATTTGGATAATTTGGATGAGGGTGATTCGGCGGTTTCTCTGATGACTCTGCATTCTGCGAAGGGTTTGGAGTTTCCTGTGGTGTTTTTAGTGGGTTTTGAACAGGGTTTGTTACCCCATAACCGTAGTTTAAATGATCCTTTGGATTTGGAGGAAGAAAGACGCTTGTGTTATGTAGGTATCACAAGGGCAAAAGAACAGTTATTCCTCACCCATGCCCGAGAGCGTTATTCTTGGGGTAGTGTAGATTATTGTGCGCCTTCGCAGTTTTTGGCTGAGTTGCCCAAAGATTTGATTTCGACTAATTTAAAGCCTAGTTATGCGGTGGGTGATATAGTTACGGAGGAGAAGAAGGAAAAACCAAAGTGTTCTGAAAATTGGCAGGAGGGCGATCGCCTGTACCACCCCACATTTGGAACAGGAGTAGTGACCCATATTTTAGGATTGGGTAAAAAACATACCATTGTAGTTAACTTTGAAGTAGGAAGGAAAATTATAAATCCTAGCCACACCAAAGTATCGAAGTTGAATTAA
- a CDS encoding peptidase C14 caspase catalytic subunit p20 (PFAM: Caspase domain; Protein of unknown function (DUF2808)~COGs: COG4249 Uncharacterized protein containing caspase domain~InterPro IPR001309:IPR011600~KEGG: dsa:Desal_0887 peptidase C14 caspase catalytic subunit P20~PFAM: peptidase C14 caspase catalytic subunit p20~SPTR: GUN4-like family), producing the protein MVKSKCYRLPITLGLGFVFLLPFSPVQAQSYRNNLFFSHQYSTFQGIENQLIAQRQEQQKRVALVIGNADYRYAGILQNPVNDAEDMAQKLGELGFEVILVTDSSLRAMNEALERFYYQLDEGATGLFYFAGHGIQYNGENYLIPVDAHIRRASEIEFETFALGKVLATMEEAKSDINIVILDACRDNPFARNFRSIIPRGLAPVQINPTGLFIAFATGPGNVAEDGIGRNGTFTAAVLSNLTNENQNLETMFSQVRLEVSQETDSRQIPWTSSSVVGNFYFNGDGSTPTQVATTANVNRDNPRTNQTVQSRDGSNPREDNISEQPLARAGNVNRFTQSPPRLLDFSTPHNIIRHPSPTYYVTLDIPEQSFPALGKVTIEQQPGVENIEFDLGSTEAFFGTRRDRQGAIPITIEQGENSNVIEIYFDSPIGDNNQVTIALKPYRNPNFAGIFQFTTHAFPVGTDTIGMNLGLGRLHFYRRGF; encoded by the coding sequence ATGGTTAAATCAAAATGCTATCGTCTTCCCATCACCCTCGGATTAGGATTTGTTTTCCTACTCCCTTTTTCTCCTGTCCAAGCACAGAGTTATAGAAATAATCTATTTTTCAGTCACCAATATTCGACATTTCAAGGCATAGAGAATCAGTTAATCGCCCAAAGACAAGAACAACAAAAAAGAGTTGCCTTAGTCATTGGTAATGCAGATTATCGATATGCTGGAATATTGCAAAATCCAGTTAATGATGCTGAGGATATGGCTCAAAAGTTGGGAGAGTTGGGTTTTGAGGTGATTTTAGTCACTGATAGTAGTTTAAGGGCAATGAATGAAGCCTTAGAAAGGTTTTATTATCAGTTGGATGAGGGGGCAACAGGGTTATTTTATTTTGCAGGTCATGGTATCCAATACAATGGAGAAAATTATTTAATTCCTGTGGATGCTCATATAAGAAGGGCTAGTGAGATTGAGTTTGAAACTTTTGCTTTGGGCAAGGTTTTGGCTACTATGGAGGAGGCAAAAAGTGATATAAATATTGTTATCTTAGATGCCTGTCGTGATAATCCTTTTGCTCGTAATTTTCGTTCCATAATTCCTCGGGGTTTAGCACCAGTACAAATTAATCCCACAGGGCTTTTTATTGCTTTTGCCACCGGGCCAGGAAATGTGGCGGAGGATGGAATTGGGCGTAATGGCACTTTTACGGCGGCGGTACTAAGTAATTTGACCAATGAAAATCAGAATCTGGAAACCATGTTTAGTCAGGTGCGCCTAGAGGTATCCCAAGAAACTGATAGTCGTCAAATTCCTTGGACTTCTTCTTCGGTGGTGGGGAATTTTTATTTTAATGGGGATGGTTCAACTCCTACCCAAGTGGCGACTACGGCGAATGTTAATAGGGATAATCCTCGCACAAATCAAACGGTTCAAAGTCGGGATGGTAGTAATCCGAGGGAGGACAATATTTCTGAGCAACCTTTGGCAAGGGCAGGAAATGTTAACCGTTTTACCCAGTCTCCTCCTCGTTTACTAGATTTTAGTACTCCCCATAATATTATTCGTCATCCTAGTCCAACTTATTATGTTACTTTGGATATTCCTGAGCAGTCTTTTCCTGCTTTGGGTAAGGTGACTATTGAACAACAGCCGGGGGTGGAAAATATTGAGTTTGATTTAGGAAGCACTGAGGCGTTTTTTGGTACTAGGCGCGATCGCCAAGGGGCTATTCCTATTACCATTGAACAAGGGGAAAATTCCAATGTGATTGAAATTTATTTTGATTCCCCCATTGGTGATAATAATCAAGTTACCATCGCCCTCAAACCTTATCGCAATCCTAATTTTGCAGGTATATTTCAGTTTACTACCCATGCTTTTCCCGTGGGTACTGACACCATTGGGATGAATTTAGGCTTAGGGCGTTTACATTTTTATCGTCGTGGTTTTTAA
- a CDS encoding hypothetical protein (PFAM: Protein of unknown function (DUF3285)~KEGG: cyt:cce_2890 hypothetical protein~SPTR: Putative uncharacterized protein) yields MTNSNSESVEKNPQNTEEKPSYVKLAMRNMVNKGGLSLKHFFLTTVGLLAFLVGISYLTR; encoded by the coding sequence ATGACTAATTCTAACTCTGAATCCGTGGAAAAAAACCCTCAAAATACCGAAGAAAAACCCAGTTATGTAAAACTCGCCATGCGTAATATGGTTAATAAAGGAGGACTTTCCCTTAAGCACTTTTTCTTGACTACCGTTGGCTTACTGGCTTTTTTGGTGGGGATTTCTTATCTCACCCGATAG
- a CDS encoding cyanobacterial porin (PFAM: Carbohydrate-selective porin, OprB family; S-layer homology domain~InterPro IPR001119:IPR007049~KEGG: cyt:cce_3517 S-layer OprB family carbohydrate-selective porin~PFAM: Carbohydrate-selective porin OprB; S-layer domain-containing protein~SPTR: Carbohydrate-selective porin, OprB family; TC 1.B.23): MTLMSWKRLSAIALASSLSFAMAGEASGNDNHSQNIVTDNSPSAIDFLSSSDNQLGQVTSVSQLSDVSPTDWAYEALRSLVERYGCIVGYPDRTFRGNRALSRFEFAAGLNACMQSIERLIGTGGVTEEDIAALRRLIAEFETELATLGARVDNLEGRVAFLEDHQFSTTTKLSGEVIFTLANAFNNNPDSFQGTGVDRDQTMFANRARLNFDTSFTGRDRLRVRLQAGNFERFGNTNMLRLGHDANTGNSFEIDTLAYRFPVGDAVTAHIGTNALGVDNIFDVHNPFLASGSTGSLTRFLRRDPLTLRAPGGAGVGANIRLSDSLKFNALYLANDASNPQSGGGLFNGGYSAGAQLSFTPSRNLALAFSYLRTYETENSVNLAGGTSSANSANPFGGRPTSADRFGLQGNFRISPRVNLAASGGYVSANNLDPVGVVGVNNTARTDADLWTWAANLSFVDVGKEGAVLSLGGGMPPRSQFERDTSYIVELQYRYPINRNITITPGLYAVFNPNHDSRNDTVYVGALRTTFSF, translated from the coding sequence ATGACACTTATGTCTTGGAAGCGTTTGAGTGCGATCGCCCTTGCGTCCTCCCTTAGCTTTGCTATGGCAGGAGAAGCCAGCGGGAATGATAATCACTCTCAAAATATTGTAACAGATAATAGTCCCAGTGCGATCGACTTTTTATCCTCATCCGACAATCAACTCGGTCAGGTAACCAGCGTATCTCAACTCAGTGATGTATCCCCCACCGATTGGGCGTATGAAGCCCTCAGAAGTTTAGTAGAGCGTTATGGCTGTATCGTTGGTTATCCCGATCGCACCTTTCGAGGAAACAGAGCCTTAAGCCGTTTTGAATTTGCCGCAGGTTTAAACGCTTGTATGCAATCCATCGAGCGCTTAATTGGTACTGGTGGCGTAACCGAGGAAGACATCGCCGCCCTCAGAAGATTAATTGCTGAATTTGAAACCGAACTCGCCACCCTCGGAGCAAGAGTAGATAACCTAGAAGGCAGAGTAGCATTCCTCGAAGATCATCAATTTTCTACCACCACCAAACTAAGCGGAGAAGTAATCTTTACCCTCGCCAATGCCTTCAACAACAATCCTGATAGTTTCCAAGGCACTGGGGTAGATAGAGATCAAACCATGTTCGCTAATCGCGCTCGTCTCAACTTCGATACCAGCTTTACAGGAAGAGATCGTCTCAGAGTCCGATTACAAGCAGGTAACTTCGAGCGTTTCGGTAATACTAATATGTTGCGATTAGGGCATGATGCTAATACAGGCAATAGCTTTGAAATTGACACCCTCGCCTATCGCTTCCCCGTTGGTGATGCTGTTACCGCTCACATCGGAACCAATGCCCTTGGTGTGGATAATATTTTTGATGTTCACAATCCTTTCCTCGCCAGTGGTAGCACAGGCTCACTAACCAGATTTTTACGTAGAGATCCTCTCACCCTCAGAGCCCCCGGAGGTGCAGGTGTTGGTGCCAACATTCGACTCAGCGATAGCCTTAAATTTAATGCTCTGTATCTTGCCAATGATGCCAGTAATCCTCAAAGTGGTGGTGGTTTATTTAACGGAGGATATAGTGCAGGTGCTCAGTTGAGCTTTACCCCCTCCCGTAACCTTGCCCTTGCCTTTTCCTACCTTCGTACCTACGAAACCGAAAATTCTGTAAACCTTGCAGGTGGTACCAGTAGCGCTAATAGTGCCAATCCCTTTGGCGGTCGTCCTACCTCTGCTGATCGTTTTGGCTTACAAGGTAACTTCCGCATTTCTCCCCGAGTTAACTTGGCTGCCTCTGGGGGTTATGTATCCGCCAATAACTTAGATCCTGTGGGTGTTGTTGGAGTAAATAACACCGCTAGAACCGACGCAGATTTATGGACCTGGGCAGCTAACCTTTCCTTTGTGGATGTCGGTAAAGAGGGTGCTGTGCTTTCTCTTGGTGGTGGTATGCCTCCTCGTTCTCAGTTTGAAAGAGATACCTCCTACATTGTTGAACTACAATACCGTTATCCCATCAACCGTAATATTACCATTACCCCCGGATTATATGCGGTATTTAACCCCAACCATGACAGCCGTAACGACACTGTTTATGTAGGCGCTTTACGTACTACTTTCAGTTTCTAG
- a CDS encoding glycosyl transferase family 2 (PFAM: Glycosyl transferase family 2~COGs: COG0463 Glycosyltransferase involved in cell wall biogenesis~InterPro IPR001173~KEGG: cyt:cce_0412 glycosyl transferase family protein~PFAM: glycosyl transferase family 2~SPTR: Glycosyl transferase, family 2) — MTLEQKKIPVSVLIPAKNEELNIGACLDSVADADEVFLVDSQSGDRTVAIAEEKGAKVIQFHYNGKSPKKKNWSLENLPFKNDWVLIVDCDERITPELWAEIAQKIEDDNYQGYYLNRKVFFLGKWIKHGGKYPDWNLRLFRHKLGRYENLNTEDIKNTGDNEVHEHVILDGTVGYLENDMLHIDFRDIYEWLARHNRYSNWEARVYYNFLTGQNDDGTIGANLFGDAVQRKRFLKKIWVRLPFKPLLRFILFYIIRLGFLDGKAGYIYGRLLSQYEYQIGVKLYELMKFKGRLNN; from the coding sequence ATGACCTTGGAGCAAAAAAAAATCCCCGTCTCTGTTCTGATTCCTGCCAAAAACGAAGAACTAAATATAGGGGCCTGTCTTGATAGTGTTGCTGATGCTGATGAGGTTTTTTTGGTAGACTCTCAAAGTGGCGATCGCACCGTAGCCATAGCAGAAGAAAAAGGAGCCAAGGTCATACAGTTCCACTACAATGGAAAATCACCCAAGAAAAAAAACTGGTCATTAGAAAACTTACCTTTCAAAAATGATTGGGTGTTAATTGTCGATTGTGATGAGAGAATTACCCCCGAATTATGGGCAGAAATTGCCCAAAAAATTGAGGATGATAATTACCAAGGTTATTACTTAAATAGAAAAGTATTTTTTCTCGGAAAATGGATTAAACACGGCGGAAAATATCCTGATTGGAACTTAAGATTATTTAGGCACAAATTAGGACGTTACGAAAACCTAAATACCGAAGATATAAAGAATACAGGAGATAACGAAGTTCATGAACACGTTATTCTTGATGGTACAGTAGGGTACTTAGAAAACGATATGCTCCATATCGATTTTCGTGATATTTATGAATGGTTAGCAAGGCATAACCGTTACTCCAACTGGGAAGCAAGGGTTTACTACAACTTCCTCACAGGACAAAACGATGATGGCACCATCGGCGCCAACTTATTCGGTGATGCGGTACAAAGAAAGCGTTTTCTCAAGAAAATATGGGTCAGACTACCCTTTAAGCCCTTATTGCGTTTTATTCTCTTCTATATTATCCGTTTAGGATTTTTAGATGGGAAAGCAGGTTATATCTATGGGCGCCTACTCAGCCAATATGAGTATCAAATTGGGGTGAAACTTTATGAATTAATGAAGTTTAAGGGAAGATTGAATAATTAA
- a CDS encoding tRNA (5-methylaminomethyl-2-thiouridylate)-methyltransferase (PFAM: tRNA methyl transferase~TIGRFAM: tRNA (5-methylaminomethyl-2-thiouridylate)-methyltransferase~COGs: COG0482 tRNA(5-methylaminomethyl-2-thiouridylate) methyltransferase contains the PP-loop ATPase domain~InterPro IPR004506~KEGG: cyc:PCC7424_2218 tRNA-specific 2-thiouridylase MnmA~SPTR: tRNA-specific 2-thiouridylase mnmA;~TIGRFAM: tRNA (5-methylaminomethyl-2-thiouridylate)-methyltransferase), with protein MDKVVVGLSGGVDSSVAAATLHHQGYHVEGLTLWLMKGKGQCCSEGMVDAASICEQLNIPHHIVDTRDLFQTHIVDYVISGYEEGVTPLPCSQCNRTVKFPPMLEYAQKTLGIDKIATGHYARIEYDSKGDRFQLLKAVDSNKDQSYFLYDLTQELLAHLVFPLGNQTKAQTREMASKFNLSTAEKPESQDLCLIEAHGSMKDFLDQYITPKQGEIVDLQGNVLGEHDGVHHYTIGQRKGLGVAYSEPLYVVKLDTVMNRVIVATRNEGGKTECTVQRMNWVSIPQPSAPIQAEAKIRYRSAPQAVNVVPLDNDRVKLIFSEPQFGITPGQAAVLYHGDMLLAGGIIEKYDS; from the coding sequence ATGGATAAAGTAGTTGTCGGCTTATCAGGGGGGGTAGATAGTTCCGTTGCTGCGGCAACATTACACCATCAAGGTTATCATGTTGAAGGTCTGACCCTGTGGTTAATGAAAGGAAAAGGGCAATGTTGCTCAGAGGGTATGGTGGATGCTGCTTCTATATGTGAACAGTTGAATATTCCTCATCATATCGTTGATACCCGTGATTTATTTCAAACCCATATTGTAGATTATGTAATATCTGGTTATGAAGAAGGTGTTACACCTCTACCTTGTTCCCAGTGCAATCGCACCGTGAAATTTCCGCCCATGTTGGAATATGCCCAAAAAACCCTTGGCATTGATAAAATTGCCACAGGACATTATGCAAGAATTGAGTATGATAGTAAGGGCGATCGCTTCCAACTTCTCAAAGCAGTTGACAGTAATAAAGATCAATCATACTTTCTCTACGACCTGACCCAAGAATTATTAGCTCATCTAGTCTTCCCCCTTGGCAATCAAACCAAAGCTCAAACAAGGGAAATGGCGAGTAAATTTAACCTTAGTACCGCCGAAAAACCAGAAAGTCAGGACTTATGTTTAATAGAAGCCCATGGATCTATGAAAGACTTTTTAGATCAATACATTACACCCAAACAAGGGGAAATTGTTGACCTCCAAGGCAACGTTTTAGGAGAACATGATGGAGTACATCACTACACCATCGGACAAAGAAAAGGTTTAGGGGTTGCCTATTCCGAACCTTTATACGTAGTCAAACTAGATACCGTCATGAATCGGGTTATAGTTGCTACCCGTAACGAAGGAGGCAAAACAGAATGTACCGTACAAAGAATGAATTGGGTATCTATTCCCCAACCCTCTGCACCTATTCAAGCAGAAGCTAAAATTCGTTATCGTAGCGCTCCCCAAGCGGTGAATGTTGTTCCCCTAGACAATGACAGAGTTAAATTAATATTCTCAGAACCCCAATTCGGCATCACACCCGGACAAGCCGCTGTTTTATATCATGGAGATATGTTATTGGCAGGGGGAATAATTGAAAAATACGATAGTTAA